In one window of Enoplosus armatus isolate fEnoArm2 chromosome 7, fEnoArm2.hap1, whole genome shotgun sequence DNA:
- the LOC139287898 gene encoding biotin-dependent 3-methylcrotonyl-coenzyme A carboxylase beta1 subunit: protein MYRCMASLCSGGRVCPAFVPPYTQSPSWMLRNTAKERHHRLAEQRWQCSVRCVSSAARKRRALRSAFPVLEQPLQPIHQHVYEANLRNSNACRKTYMELSEKVRKGGGENAIARHTQRNRKLLVRDRLRLLFDDEDFLELSPFAGLGLQYGDIPSAGCLTGIGRINGLWCVFIANDATVKGGTAYPITVKKQLRAQEVAIQNRLPCVYLVDSGGAFLPLQSEIFPDKNQGGRTFYNEAIMSATKIPQVSVVCGSCTAGGAYIPTMAEETVMVHRIGTIFLGGPPLVKAATGEEVTPEDLGGARLHAEVSGCVDHFAWEEKEAYDYTRNIISTLNFQLPEEEEEDEEEPLYSSEELLRLAPRSYSYSLDVKMVVSRLTDGSRFQEFKARYGATLTTGFAKIHGHLVGIVANDGELSYQAALKGSHFVQLCDQRDIPLLFLQNTAPAAALTLSTTQAEMNSNRLKAQGSMMSAVACASVPKITVVIGGCHGADSYAMCGRAFDPNFLFLWPNARVAMAAPGHAGSLLPPDSEQEQKKKQEDDLNRRLKEESSAFYSSGRLWDDGVILPQDTRRVVRDCLDIIKQQQYQLSTEKLQSALLRI, encoded by the exons GGAGGAAGAGTGTGTCCTGCCTTTGTGCCTCCTTACACCCAGTCACCGTCATGGATGTTGAGAAACACGGCAAAGGAGAGACATCACAG GTTGGCTGAGCAGCGTTGGCAGTGCTCAGTCCGCTGTGTGAGCTCTGCAGCCAGGAAGAGGAGAGCCCTGCGCAGTGCCTTCCCAGTGCTGGAGCAGCCGCTGCAGCCCATCCACCAACATGTGTATGAAGCTAACCTGCGAAACAGCAACGCCTGCCGTAAGAC gTACATGGAGCTGAGTGAAAAGgtaaggaaaggaggaggggaaaacgCCATAGCCAGACACAcccagagaaacaggaagttgcTGGTCAGGGATCGGCTGCGCCTCCTGTTTGATGATGAGGACTTCCTTGAGCTGTCGCCATTCGCTGGTCTGGGTCTGCAGTACGGGGACATCCCTTCAGCCGGCTGCTTGACTG GTATTGGCAGGATCAATGGCCTGTGGTGCGTGTTCATTGCCAACGATGCCACAGTGAAAGGCGGCACAGCTTATCCAATCACAGTGAAGAAGCAGCTACGGGCACAGGAAGTGGCCATTCAGAACCGCCTGCCTTGTGTTTACCTGGTCGACTCTGGAGGGGCTTTTCTACCACTGCAG TCAGAGATCTTTCCTGATAAGAACCAGGGCGGAAGGACGTTCTATAACGAAGCCATCATGTCTGCCACCAAGATCCCACAG GTTTCGGTGGTGTGCGGGTCGTGCACAGCAGGTGGAGCTTACATCCCCACCATGGCGGAAGAGACAGTGATGGTGCACCGTATAGGGACCATATTCCTCGGAGGGCCGCCACTTGTCAAGGCCGCCACGGGGGAGGAAGTCACGCCAGAGGACCTGGGAGGAGCCAGGCTTCATGCTGA GGTGAGTGGCTGTGTGGACCATTTTGCCTGGGAAGAAAAGGAGGCGTACGACTACACCAGAAACATCATATCCACCCTCAACTTCCAACTGcccgaggaagaggaggaggatgaggaggagccGCTGTATAGTTCAGAGGAGCTTCTGAGGCTTGCTCCCAGAAGTTACAGCTACAGTCTGGATGTTAAAATg GTAGTCAGTCGGCTGACGGACGGGAGCCGCTTCCAGGAGTTCAAAGCTCGCTATGGAGCCACACTCACCACTGGCTTTGCAAAGATACATGG CCACTTGGTGGGAATAGTAGCCAACGACGGAGAGCTGTCGTACCAGGCCGCACTGAAAGGCAGCCATTTTGTCCAGTTGTGTGACCAGAGAGAcatccccctcctcttcctccagaacacggcaccagcagcagctctaaCACTCTCCACAACACAG GCAGAGATGAACAGTAACCGCCTGAAGGCTCAGGGTTCAATGATGTCAGCAGTAGCGTGTGCCTCCGTCCCCAAAATCACTGTGGTGATCGGCGGTTGCCATGGTGCCGACAGCTACGCCATG TGTGGGCGGGCCTTTGACCCCAATTTCCTGTTCCTGTGGCCCAACGCCAGAGTGGCGATGGCAGCTCCGGGTCACGCTGGCTCTCTGCTTCCCCCTGACAGTGagcaggagcagaagaagaaacaggaggaTGACCTGAACAGGAGGTTGAAGGAGGAGAGCTCAGCTTTCTACTCCTCGGGCAGGCTCTGGGATGATGGAGTCATCCTGCCTCAGGACACAAGGAGg gttgtcagagaCTGCCTGGACatcatcaaacagcagcagtatcAGCTGTCCACAGAGAAACTGCAGTCGGCACTTTTACGTATATAG